The genomic stretch AGAGGGGCGAAATAAAGGGAGTTTTTGGTGTGGATCTGAAATTCGAAGATGTAGTGAAGATTGACAGGCGAATGGTGGCAGGTACTGTATCAGCAGGTGAAAAGGGCGGCGTTGAAGGGGAGATAATTTAGGCGTCAGTCAGGAGTAAAGCTATTCCGGAGGTGAAAGTGGTGCGTCGTAATAAAATAACTATAGTAGGTTCCGGGAATGTAGGTGCATCTGCGGCCCAGAGGATTATGGAGAAATCTCTCGGAGATGTTGTATTAATTGATATCATAGAGGGGATTCCGCAAGGTAAGGCGCTTGATATACTTGAAGCTGCATCTTTGAGTTGTTCTGATGTACATGTTACTGGAACCAATAACTATGATGACACGGCTGGGTCCGACATAGTAGTCATTACAGCGGGTCTTGCAAGAAAACCTGGCATGAGCCGCAGAGACCTGCTGGAAAAGAATGCAGGCATAGTAAAGGGTGTAACATCAGAAGTCGTGAAGAGGTCTCCTGACTCTATACTTATTGTAGTGACAAACCCAATGGACCTGATGGCATATGTTTCGTATACTGTCTCAGGTTTTCCAAAACATCGTGTAATAGGAATGGGTGGTGTTCTTGATTCCTCGCGCTTTAAGTGTTTTATTGCATCTGAACTGAATGTATCTTCCGACAATATTCAGGCATTTGTTCTTGGCGGGCATGGAGATCTTATGGTGCCTCTTGCGAGATTTTCAACTGTAGCCGGGATCCCTATAACTGACCTGCTGTCAAAGGCATGCATTGACAAGATGGCAGAACGTACAAAGTTTGGAGGCGGGGAGATTGTAGAACTGCTTAAGACAGGAAGCGCCTATGTCGCCCCGGCAGCTTCCATAGTTGAAATGGTTGAGGCAATACTCCGTGACAGGAAAAAGATAATGCCGTGTTCAGCTTATCTGGATGGAGAGTATGGTATGAAGGGGATATTTTCAGGTGTGCCTGTAAAACTTGGGAGCAAGGGGATAGAAGATATTATTGAAATAAAGCTTACAGATGAAGAGAAGGATGCCTTTTCCAGGTCTGCAGAAATGATAAGGAGCGGAGTAGAGGAGCTGAAGGAATTTCTAAAATGAGACGCATTCATTTTAACGACATTGTAGATAAGGTCAGGGACATGTGTATGGATGCGAATTACAACCTCAGCGCAGATGTCACTGCGGCGTATGAAAAGGCGCTTGAAACAGAGAGGTCTCCCCTTGGGCAGGAGGTCCTCAGGCAGATTATTCAAAATTCTGAGATAGCAGCGAAGGAGGCAATGCCGCTTTGCCAGGATACAGGTCTTGCTGTATTTTTCGTAGAGATTGGTCAGGATGTATCCATTGCAGGCGGCCTTTTGAGTGATGCCATAAATGAAGGAGTGAGGCAGGGGTACAGTAAGGGATATCTCCGGAAATCTGTTGTCGAAGAACCTGTTTTCAACAGGAGAAATACCTCAGACAACACTCCGGCCATTATCCATACTGAAATTGTTGCAGGTGAGGAGATCAGGATCAAACTGGATATTGCAGGCGGCGGTTGTGAAAATATGGCAGCGCTGAAGATGCTTCGTCCTGCTGATGGAATAGAAGGGGTGAAGAACTTTGTTGTTGATTCTGTGAGAAATGCTGCTGCAAATCCCTGCCCGCCTGTAGTCGTGGGGGTGGGCATAGGGGGTGACTTTGAAAAGGCGGCGATCCTTGCAAAAAAAGCCCTGTTAAGACCTGTGGGTCAGCCTAATGCAAGGATGGATGTGGCAGCCCTTGAGGAAGACCTCCTTAAGAGGGTTAATCAGACCGGCATCGGGCCGGTAGGCCTTGGCGGCACTACAACGGCCTTTGCAGTGCACGTTGAGGTGCACCCATGCCATATCGCAAGCCTTCCCGTAGCTGTAAATATTGGATGTCATTCCAGCAGGCATAAGAGTATAGTGATTTAGAGAAAGCAGGTGCTATGTCAGTTAAAAAGTTAAAGACTCCATTGACAGATGCTGTAATTTCAGACCTCAGGGCCGGCGACAGGATAGAAATCAGCGGTGTTTTGTATACAGCAAGGGATGCTGCTCACAAGAGACTTGTTCAGATGATCAGGGATGGGGAGAAGTTGCCCTTTGATCTTGCCGGGCAGGTAATATATTTTGTCGGCCCCACACCTGCAAAACCAGGGATGCCTATAGGGTCAGCAGGCCCCACTACAAGCGGAAGGATGGATCCGTATTCTCCGTTCCTTATAGAGCACGGACTTAAAGGAATGATCGGCAAGGGTGGCCGGGGCAAAGAAGTGGTAGAGGCAATGCTCAGACACAAATGTGTCTATTTTGCAGCAATCGGCGGCGTTGCTGCACTACTGTCGAAAAAGATTAAGAAGGCTGAAGTTATAGCCTTTGATGACCTTGGTACGGAGGCTGTTCGTAGGATCGAAGTGGAAGACTTTCCAGTTATCGTCATAAATGACATACATGGCGGTGACATGTATAAAAAAGGCATGTCTGAGTATTCAATCTCTTAACCTTTTTTAAAAAACATGCAAGATTCGTGCTTATTTTCTTTACTTGAATACCTGTTTGTGATATAGTTCAGTCCGAATCGTTCTCCAAAATCATGCGTATTACAAGTAAATGGAAGCTCCTGATTGGGATAATATATATTGCTCTGTTTACTGTAATTGTTGCGGGTTTTCTTGCGGGTGATAAAGATGTCCACAAAAGGCAATCGGTTATGCAGACTCTGGGGGATACAGCACAAAAGATAGAGGACTTCTATCTAACCAGGATCGCCAACTCTAAAATAGAGTGGGAAGTGGGGGCGAGAAACGCCACGATAGCAAGCGGGGAGGAAGATGCCGTGCTGCAGAATATAAATATTACCCACATGACCCCTTCCGGCTCAACCATAGTATTAACTGCGGATAATGGAAGATACAATGTAGGTACTAACTCTTTCTTTATTGAAAAGGGAGAGAATGACGTTAGCATAAGAATAGCGCAGGATATAGTGATTAATGTCGGAGACCTTGTCTGGTCAGATGAGGACAGACAGGTTCGAAGTTCCGGAATGGTTCGTGTTACGGGCCAGACTTTTGTTCTTGATGGTGAAGAACTTGTAGCGGACCTCGACACTGGAGTTTATGAGATCAGGAAAAATATCAAGGCAAGGATTTGGTAGGCGCCGGACTCTGGCTGTTTTCATGTCCATTGTCATGCTGCTTGCTTTGCCGGTAGTTTGTACAGGCCAGAATGATTCTGTAACCAGGTTTGTCAGTCAGGATCAGGGGAGGCCGCTTACCATTACTTCAAGCAGGATGATACTGAATAATCAGTTAAATACGATAATATTTGAGGGTAATGTCACTATTGCGCAGGATGCGATGACACTTAAGGCCGATACAGTGGATGCAGTGTTTGAACCTGCAGCAGGATCAGAAAGTAGCCATACAGAAGGAGCAGAAAGGAAGAGGACCCTTTCTACTATAACTGCCACAGGAGATATAAAGTTTATTCAGGGATTGAGGACAGTCTATGCAAACAGGGCTGTCTATTTCAAGAAAGATGAAAAGGTCGTTTTTACAGGTTCTCCAAATATCCGGGAGGGACAGGACGAATTAAGAGGAGAGAAAATAACAGTATTTATTCTGGAAGACAGGGTCGTTGTTGAAGGAGGAGAAGCAATAATACATCCAAAGTAGGTGAGTGATGACCAGCCTTAGGATTGAGAATATAGAGAAATACTATAAAAACCGAAAAGCAGTAGATAACGTAAGTATAACGGTTAATCAGGGGGAGGTAGTAGGGGTTCTTGGTCCTAACGGGGCAGGAAAGACTACTATATTTTCTGTCATAATCGGATTATTAAAACCTACTTCAGGCCGCATATTACTTGGGGATATGGATATCACATATCTCCCTACATATAAGAGGGCAAGGCTTGGTTTATGCTACCTTCCACAGGAACCGTCAATATTCAGAAAACTGACAGTGGAAGAAAATATTATGGCCATACTTGAGTTTCAGGCTATGTCTTCATATGAGCGCACTGACACTTTAAATCGTCTGATGAAAGAGCTCAATATAAATAATCTGGCAGGCCAGCCGGCCAATACACTGTCGGGCGGCGAGAGAAGGCGAGTTGAAATCGCCCGTGCGCTTGCCTCTTCTCCTGCCTTTATCTTCCTTGACGAGCCGTTCGCCGGCATAGATCCCATTTCTATAATTGACCTGCAGCATATCATCAGTCAGTTGAAAAACAGGAATATAGGTGTCCTGATAACAGACCATAATGTTCAGCATACGCTTGAAGTATGCGACAGGGTTTACATATTAAATGAGGGTGTGATACTTAAATCCGGCACTCCGCATGATATTGCATCGAGCGTTGAAGTCAAGGCCAAATATCTCGGGGAGAGATTTAAGCTTGATAATCTTTAGAAATCAACATCAGGAGGGGACGCGATGGACACGAAATTAGACCTTAGACTTACACAGAAACTTATCATGACCCCTCAGCTCCAGCAGGCCATAAAATTACTTCAACTGTCGAAGCTTGAACTGGAACAGACGGTTAATCAGGCCCTTCTTGAGAATCCCTTTCTCGATGAGGCACAGGTTGAAACAACGGAAACAGAGGAGGATGAGGCTTATAAGACGACTTCTGCGTCTGAGCTTGCCTCGAAGCCTGAAGACGATGAAGGAGGGGCCCTCTCGCCCCTTGATGGAGAAAATCTTAAATGGGGAGAATATTTATCTGACGATGGCTTTGATAATAAGGAGACGGGATATTATAAGGATAACGAAGAAGATGGAATGACCTATGATCAGATGTTGACAAGACCTTCATCCCTGTCTGATCACCTGTCGTGGCAGTTGAACCTTGCAACCTCTGATCCGGATATTATTAAGGCCGGTGATATTATCATTGGGAATCTCGATGACAATGGATACCTTCAATCCTCTCTTGAAGAGGTAACAGCCGCAAGCGGAGTATCAGTTGAAAAGGCCGGTGAGGCATTAAGCCTTCTGCAGCAGTTTGATCCCCCCGGCATTGCAGCAAGGGACTTGCGCGAGTGCCTGCTTATCCAGCTGGCACAGCTTGGCGTAAAAGGAACGATCGTAGAGACTATTGTTTCAGAGCATCTCTCTGATTTTGAGAAAAAGCGGTTTCCTGCCATCGCCCGCAGGCTTGGCATTACCCTGGAAGATCTGGCTCATGCCCTGAAGGTCATCGAGAGGCTTGAACCAAAGCCAGGCAGATTATTCTATGCATCGGACAATCTTGCTATAATTCCTGATGTCTTTGTAGTCAAGCATGAGGGAGAATATGTGGTATTGCTGAATGATGATGGTATTCCGAGACTTAAACTCAATCCCACATACAGACGGATGCTCAGGGGTGGTACTGAAATTGCTGATGAGGCAAAAGGATACCTTGAAGAGAAATTCCGTTCTGCCATCTGGATGATCAGAAGCATTGAACAGCGCAACAGGACAATTTATAAGGTGGCACAAAGCATAGTTAAATGTCAGGAGGACTTTCTTGAGAAAGGTATAAATAACCTGAAGCCCCTGACGCTGAGAGAGATTGCAGAGGATATTAACATGCATGAATCTACTGTAAGCCGTGTCACGCATAATAAATATATATGTACACCTCAGGGCATATTTGAATTAAAATACTTTTTCAGCAGCGGCCTTAATACAAGTGACGGAAATAGTTGTTCGTCAAAAAGTGTCAGGGACATGATCCACAAGCTTATTACGGATGAAAACCACCAGAAGCCGTTCAGTGACCAGCAGATTATGGAATATCTGAAAGGACAGCAGATTGAAATAGCAAGAAGGACTGTAGCCAAGTACAGGAAAGAATTAAAGATACCTTCTGCGAGCAGGCGTAGAAAACTATCAATATGAGATTTAACAATCTCCGAGTTGTCGTTATCAGCGGCCTGTCCGGGGCAGGCAGGAGCAGCGCACTCAAATGTTTCGAAGACCTTGGTTTTTTCTGCATAGACAATCTTCCTCCGCAATTACTTCCCAAATTTGTTGAATTGTGCACTCAGGCCAGGACTGATATCAGCAAGATTGCACTCGGGATCGATATCCGTGAGCGTGATTTTTTTTCTGAGTTCGAAAATGTTCTGAGTGAGTTGATGGCAGCAGGGTTCCCGATTGAAATAGTCTATCTTGAGGCACGGGACGAGATGCTAGTGCGGCGATTCAGTGAAACGAGGAGGCCTCACCCGCTGGCGATGAACAGGTCTGTCATAGACGGGATAAGGCTTGAGAGGGACATGCTCAGGTGGCTGCGTGACAAGGCCACACTGATAATTGACACTTCGGATTTCAGCATCCACCAGCTGAAGAACGAGGTCCTGAGGCATTTCTTTGAGGCTGAGAAGAATAAGAAAATAATGGTAAATATAATTTCCTTCGGTTTTAAATATGGGGTTCCATATGATGTTGACCTCCTGTTTGACATAAGGTTTCTTCCCAATCCCAATTTCGTGACTAATCTCAAGCCCTTGTCCGGCAGGGACAGAGAGGTCTCAGAATATCTTGAGGCAAGTCCTGTGACAGTGACCTTTCTGGAGAAATTCTTTCCCTTTATTGAATTTCTGATGTCACAGTATGAACAGGAAGGGAGATATTATCTGAGTATAGGCATTGGCTGTACAGGCGGCCGTCACAGGTCAGTATTCATCGCTGAGACGCTTCAAAGACATATTGAGCACATGGGTTATGATACTGCATTACGTCACAGAGATATCGAAAGGGTAAAGGTGTAACAGATGCCTTCTTATATCGTCGCGATAACAGGGGCAAGCGGGGCGGTCTACGGAACGCGCCTGATATCCTTCCTGGTCAAACATGGTTTTACTGTGCATCTGACTGTTACTAAAGAGGCATGGTGGATACTTAAAGATGAGGCAGAATTGTTTGCTGAAGGCACAGAAGATGAAATCAGATCATCATTGTGCGGCTATTTTGGGGTGTCACGCGAGATGCTTTATTATTATGATGAAAATAACATGAAGTCACCCATATCCAGCGGTTCGTTTCGCAGTAATGGAATGATTATTGTCCCTTGTTCTATGAAAACAGTTGCATCAGTAGCATCCGGAGTATCGTCTAATCTTGTCGGACGTTCTGCCGATGTTATATTAAAGGAGCAGAGGAAGCTGATTATAGTTCCGAGAGAAACGCCATTGAACACGGTGCATCTTAAAAACCTCCTTACCCTTTCAGAAATGGGAGTTCATATTATCCCGGCCATGCCGGCCTTCTACAACAAGCCGGAGACCATAGCAGATATGGTGGCATTTATTGTAGGACGCATTCTTGATGCGCTCTCTATTGACAATCAAATATACAGCAGATGGGATGGGAGGTAAAAGGTCTTGACTACTGTAATTATATTAAGTATAGTTACTATAGTTTTTAATCCGGAGGGTTCAGGTCAAGCCCCTTTGTCTCCGCAATTCAATGAATGCCTGAACCCATAAATAAAATATTGCCGGAGACAAATCATTCTGAGAGATGAGCAAAGACAAGAAGTATTATGCAAATGACATATGCAAACTATTTGATATCTCAAAAGCAACACTGTTTCGGTGGGAGAATGCAGGATTGATTTCGAATATCAGCAGGGACTGGCGTAACTGGCGCATTTACAGCAGGGACAACATTGAAGAAATAAGACAGATTATTCATTCAAAGGAAAAGAGATAAAGTAATGTTCTTCCGCAAAAAGAAAGCTGCGATCGGCATAGATATTGGTTCAAGTTCAATTAAAGTAATTCAGTTGACAGAATCAGAGGGGCGTTATACTCTTAACAAATTTGGAATTGCCGCACTGGCCCCTGAGATAATTGTTGACGGAACCGTGATGGATTCAGTAAGGTGTATTGAGACATTGCAGAATCTTATAAAGGAACAGGACATCACAATAAAGGATGCCGTTATATCCGTGTCCGGTAATTCAGTTATAGTAAAAAGAGTGACTTTGCCGCAGATGTCTGAAGATGAACTTGCTGAATCCATTAAATGGGAAGCAGAACAGTACATCCCCTTCGACATCAACGAAGTAAACATGGACTTTCAGATTCTGAATACTTTTACAGGCGCTGATGGAAAGCAGCAGATGAATGTCCTCCTGGCTGCTGTAAAGAAAGACAAGCTCACAGATTATTCTTCTCTTATTATTGAGGCAGGCCTGACCCCGGTAATAGTAGATATTGATTCATTTGCGATAGAGAATATGTATAACGCCAATTATGATATAAACGAGAATGAGACTGTTGCGCTCATTAACATAGGCGCCGGCATTACTAATATCAATATCCTGCAGGGGAGTATGTTTGCATTTACAAGAGATATCTCCATAGGCGGCAACAGATATACTGAATCCATACAAAAAGATCTCGGGCTTTCCTTTGATGATGCTGAAAAGATCAAGAAGGGAGAAACTGCTGAGGGTCCTGACACCTCTGACATTGATTCAATCATCGAGAACGTCTCAACAGAGATTACAAGTGAGATTACAAGGTCTTTTGGTTACTTCAAGGCAACTATGGGGAGTGAGAACATTAACAAGGTGCTTCTCAGCGGAGGGTCGTCAAAGATACGGAATCTGAATTCGTTCCTGCAGGAGAGGCTTGAACTTCCTGTGGAATTTATTAATCCATTCAGAATGATTGATATACCTCCTTCATTTGACTCGGATTATATCAATAGTATTGCCCCGCTTGCAGCTGTAGCTGTGGGACTTGGGCTAAGAAGGCTGGATAACAGATGATTAAAATAAACCTTCTTCTTACAAAGAAATCAAAGGGAGGTGTTGTAAATCTGAAGTTTGGAGTGCCATCTTCAGCCCTGTTTGTGATCATATCCGTTATTGTTGTTATTTTGCTGGAAGGATACACATGGTACTGGCTCAGCAGCACGAAATCATATCTTACTGCAGAAAAACAGACCCTTGAGGTGCGCCTGGCGGATTTAAGAGAAAAGGTCAAAGAGGTCGAGAGTTATGAAAAGGACAAAAAACTTTTTGAGCAGAAGATTTCTATCATCCAGAATTTGAAGAAGTCGCAAAAGGGGCCTGTAAGGGTATTGGATGAGGTCAGCAGGATGCTGCCTGAAAGGGTCTGGCTTATTTCAATAAGAGAAAAAGACGGAAGTATAATCGTCACAGGCGCAGGAATGACAAATGATGACATAGTAAAGTATGTGAACAATCTTAAATCATCCAGGTTATTTCAGAATGTCCAGTTAACAGAATCGAGGCAGGTTGTTGACACAGGTATTCCTGTGTACAACTTTAATCTTGTATTTAATATTAACCTTGAGTCGGTATAATAATTATGAACTTTGAGTCAATCGACAATATGCCACGTTCACAAAAGATCATCCTGATTGTCCTTTTGTTTGCGATAATCATAGGTGGTTTCGTTTATTTCATCTTCCTGCCAGGCAAGGCGCAGGTTGATGTCCTGTCTAAAAGTGTTTCTGATCTTAACCATGAAATCATGATTAATGAGGTAAAATTAAGGAGGCTTGATCAGCTCAAGATGGAGAATGCACAACTGCAGGCGCAGCTAAATGCACTGCGGGCACAGCTTCCGGCAGAGGCAGAAGTGTCAGGATTGCTTAAACAGATTTCTGATTTGAGCATCGAATCAGGATTAAGTGTCAAGTTATGGAAGCCGGGAGCGCGTAAGAAAGATCCATCCGGCCTGTATACTGAAATTCCGGTGGATGTAGAGGTATCTGGAGGATATCATGCACTTGGCTCCTTCTTTGACAAGGTAAGCAAGCTGCCCAGGATTGTTAATATTACAGGATTGAATATGGATTCAGCAAAGGTTTCAGGGCGAACTGTTTTTATTCAGGATAAATTTGTTGCCACTACATTTGCAGCAGAGGAGAAATAATATTAATTTAACTAATATGAAGACGCTTATTATAGTTGTCATATTATTTGTTTTATCCGGTTGTTCAGAACAGCCGGTGAATCCTGTCCAACAGCCCCCTGTTTCAAAGGCATCTGCCGGAGCCGGACAGGACAAGGATAGTGCTGCATCAACTGCCGGGACAGAGATGACAGCAGACGCACGTTTAGAGTATACTTACATGCCTGCCGGACGGAGGGACCCGTTCAAATCTCTTATTCTGGGATTAAAGGAGAAAAAGGTCGCCGGGCTTACTCCACTGCAGCTTAGGGGCCTGAGTGAATTAAAGGTTATAGGTATTATGTGGGACGGCAAGGCCTATACTGCCATGATAGAAACCCCTGATGGAAAGGGGTATCTGATTAAGGAAGGTGTGCTTGTAGGACCTGAAGGAGGAGTTGTCACCAGAATCTCAGCGGATGCTGTGACGATTGAAGAGAAATTCTCAGATATTTATGGAAGGAAGCAAACGAAAAAGACTGTAT from Nitrospirota bacterium encodes the following:
- the pilM gene encoding type IV pilus assembly protein PilM, whose product is MFFRKKKAAIGIDIGSSSIKVIQLTESEGRYTLNKFGIAALAPEIIVDGTVMDSVRCIETLQNLIKEQDITIKDAVISVSGNSVIVKRVTLPQMSEDELAESIKWEAEQYIPFDINEVNMDFQILNTFTGADGKQQMNVLLAAVKKDKLTDYSSLIIEAGLTPVIVDIDSFAIENMYNANYDINENETVALINIGAGITNINILQGSMFAFTRDISIGGNRYTESIQKDLGLSFDDAEKIKKGETAEGPDTSDIDSIIENVSTEITSEITRSFGYFKATMGSENINKVLLSGGSSKIRNLNSFLQERLELPVEFINPFRMIDIPPSFDSDYINSIAPLAAVAVGLGLRRLDNR
- a CDS encoding PilN domain-containing protein produces the protein MIKINLLLTKKSKGGVVNLKFGVPSSALFVIISVIVVILLEGYTWYWLSSTKSYLTAEKQTLEVRLADLREKVKEVESYEKDKKLFEQKISIIQNLKKSQKGPVRVLDEVSRMLPERVWLISIREKDGSIIVTGAGMTNDDIVKYVNNLKSSRLFQNVQLTESRQVVDTGIPVYNFNLVFNINLESV
- the mdh gene encoding malate dehydrogenase, producing the protein MRRNKITIVGSGNVGASAAQRIMEKSLGDVVLIDIIEGIPQGKALDILEAASLSCSDVHVTGTNNYDDTAGSDIVVITAGLARKPGMSRRDLLEKNAGIVKGVTSEVVKRSPDSILIVVTNPMDLMAYVSYTVSGFPKHRVIGMGGVLDSSRFKCFIASELNVSSDNIQAFVLGGHGDLMVPLARFSTVAGIPITDLLSKACIDKMAERTKFGGGEIVELLKTGSAYVAPAASIVEMVEAILRDRKKIMPCSAYLDGEYGMKGIFSGVPVKLGSKGIEDIIEIKLTDEEKDAFSRSAEMIRSGVEELKEFLK
- the lptB gene encoding LPS export ABC transporter ATP-binding protein, with translation MTSLRIENIEKYYKNRKAVDNVSITVNQGEVVGVLGPNGAGKTTIFSVIIGLLKPTSGRILLGDMDITYLPTYKRARLGLCYLPQEPSIFRKLTVEENIMAILEFQAMSSYERTDTLNRLMKELNINNLAGQPANTLSGGERRRVEIARALASSPAFIFLDEPFAGIDPISIIDLQHIISQLKNRNIGVLITDHNVQHTLEVCDRVYILNEGVILKSGTPHDIASSVEVKAKYLGERFKLDNL
- a CDS encoding Fe-S-containing hydro-lyase, which produces MSVKKLKTPLTDAVISDLRAGDRIEISGVLYTARDAAHKRLVQMIRDGEKLPFDLAGQVIYFVGPTPAKPGMPIGSAGPTTSGRMDPYSPFLIEHGLKGMIGKGGRGKEVVEAMLRHKCVYFAAIGGVAALLSKKIKKAEVIAFDDLGTEAVRRIEVEDFPVIVINDIHGGDMYKKGMSEYSIS
- the pilO gene encoding type 4a pilus biogenesis protein PilO, whose protein sequence is MNFESIDNMPRSQKIILIVLLFAIIIGGFVYFIFLPGKAQVDVLSKSVSDLNHEIMINEVKLRRLDQLKMENAQLQAQLNALRAQLPAEAEVSGLLKQISDLSIESGLSVKLWKPGARKKDPSGLYTEIPVDVEVSGGYHALGSFFDKVSKLPRIVNITGLNMDSAKVSGRTVFIQDKFVATTFAAEEK
- a CDS encoding fumarate hydratase, whose amino-acid sequence is MRRIHFNDIVDKVRDMCMDANYNLSADVTAAYEKALETERSPLGQEVLRQIIQNSEIAAKEAMPLCQDTGLAVFFVEIGQDVSIAGGLLSDAINEGVRQGYSKGYLRKSVVEEPVFNRRNTSDNTPAIIHTEIVAGEEIRIKLDIAGGGCENMAALKMLRPADGIEGVKNFVVDSVRNAAANPCPPVVVGVGIGGDFEKAAILAKKALLRPVGQPNARMDVAALEEDLLKRVNQTGIGPVGLGGTTTAFAVHVEVHPCHIASLPVAVNIGCHSSRHKSIVI
- a CDS encoding pilus assembly protein PilP; translated protein: MKTLIIVVILFVLSGCSEQPVNPVQQPPVSKASAGAGQDKDSAASTAGTEMTADARLEYTYMPAGRRDPFKSLILGLKEKKVAGLTPLQLRGLSELKVIGIMWDGKAYTAMIETPDGKGYLIKEGVLVGPEGGVVTRISADAVTIEEKFSDIYGRKQTKKTVLGLRPKEEAVDEDI
- the rapZ gene encoding RNase adapter RapZ; the encoded protein is MRFNNLRVVVISGLSGAGRSSALKCFEDLGFFCIDNLPPQLLPKFVELCTQARTDISKIALGIDIRERDFFSEFENVLSELMAAGFPIEIVYLEARDEMLVRRFSETRRPHPLAMNRSVIDGIRLERDMLRWLRDKATLIIDTSDFSIHQLKNEVLRHFFEAEKNKKIMVNIISFGFKYGVPYDVDLLFDIRFLPNPNFVTNLKPLSGRDREVSEYLEASPVTVTFLEKFFPFIEFLMSQYEQEGRYYLSIGIGCTGGRHRSVFIAETLQRHIEHMGYDTALRHRDIERVKV
- a CDS encoding MerR family transcriptional regulator — its product is MSKDKKYYANDICKLFDISKATLFRWENAGLISNISRDWRNWRIYSRDNIEEIRQIIHSKEKR
- the lptC gene encoding LPS export ABC transporter periplasmic protein LptC; this encodes MRITSKWKLLIGIIYIALFTVIVAGFLAGDKDVHKRQSVMQTLGDTAQKIEDFYLTRIANSKIEWEVGARNATIASGEEDAVLQNINITHMTPSGSTIVLTADNGRYNVGTNSFFIEKGENDVSIRIAQDIVINVGDLVWSDEDRQVRSSGMVRVTGQTFVLDGEELVADLDTGVYEIRKNIKARIW
- the rpoN gene encoding RNA polymerase factor sigma-54; this translates as MDTKLDLRLTQKLIMTPQLQQAIKLLQLSKLELEQTVNQALLENPFLDEAQVETTETEEDEAYKTTSASELASKPEDDEGGALSPLDGENLKWGEYLSDDGFDNKETGYYKDNEEDGMTYDQMLTRPSSLSDHLSWQLNLATSDPDIIKAGDIIIGNLDDNGYLQSSLEEVTAASGVSVEKAGEALSLLQQFDPPGIAARDLRECLLIQLAQLGVKGTIVETIVSEHLSDFEKKRFPAIARRLGITLEDLAHALKVIERLEPKPGRLFYASDNLAIIPDVFVVKHEGEYVVLLNDDGIPRLKLNPTYRRMLRGGTEIADEAKGYLEEKFRSAIWMIRSIEQRNRTIYKVAQSIVKCQEDFLEKGINNLKPLTLREIAEDINMHESTVSRVTHNKYICTPQGIFELKYFFSSGLNTSDGNSCSSKSVRDMIHKLITDENHQKPFSDQQIMEYLKGQQIEIARRTVAKYRKELKIPSASRRRKLSI
- a CDS encoding UbiX family flavin prenyltransferase, whose protein sequence is MPSYIVAITGASGAVYGTRLISFLVKHGFTVHLTVTKEAWWILKDEAELFAEGTEDEIRSSLCGYFGVSREMLYYYDENNMKSPISSGSFRSNGMIIVPCSMKTVASVASGVSSNLVGRSADVILKEQRKLIIVPRETPLNTVHLKNLLTLSEMGVHIIPAMPAFYNKPETIADMVAFIVGRILDALSIDNQIYSRWDGR